The region AAAGGATGGTTAATAATCTAAAGTTGGCTGTTAACATTGCTGGAGCTGGTGTCTATAATTTCAGCGAGTGACCTGAATGACTCTGCAATGAAAGACTGAAATGTCACTCTCCTCCTTTACTTTGTTTGCCTTGAGCAAAGACTGCTCCAGATTGTGTACATCCACCGAGGTCCAAATGATGAAAGGGCAGCACATAAGTGCAGATTCATGGCTCTGCTAAATCTCCCTGCTCTGGCAGAATAGTAGGAAGCATGGGGAGGAGAGCATGGGAGAAAAATAGGAGGGTATCCTCCAGAGCAACTTCCACTGTGGCTATCTTTTCCCATCTCTGAGTGTATAAAGGCAAGGCTGGCTATAGGGACCTGGCTCTCCCATGCTCTGTAGCTGCCAGCCACCACTAAATCAGACCTGATGCCTGTGGCTAAAGGCAAAGCAAATGGTTTCCATTATCCAGGTATTTATTTTGCACCTGCTGCTGTGACATCTGTGTAATAACAGTTACGTACGACAAAAGGTAGGCTGACCTGACTTTGAGTATTTCATCATTTCTTCTCATTATGCTGAGTGAGCGAGAGAGCAGAGGACTCATATTCTTCTCGGGATGTGTTACAGACCATCCAGCTGAGACATCTGTGGAGTGGCAAGTGCAAAGAGCTTTACCTTTGCGGTCAGGAATCTTAAACCCTTGTTTCCGTTGTGTCTTGATACAGCTCAGATGCAGCAAAGGAGTAAAATACTATCAGTAAATTTCAGAAAGTTCagtatttgcatttcatttggaAACCTGTGACATTCTGGCATATTTTCACTGGAAGGCCAGGGCAATGCTGATTGAAGATCAGTGTCGGCATTAAAATATACAAGGTACGGAGAGCTGGTGTGCTTCAGAGCAAAGCCAGCCTGCCAGGCACAGAaccagggcagccctggggcagagGATAAGACTGAGTCTTAGAGTTGGgggctttttttaaatacagagttGAACAAAAAGACTAATTCACCCACAGAGCTCTGAGACTGTATCTTCTTGGAGTAAGACAGGTTCTGAGTGCAAATaagcatgttttctttaaaatcattctGACCTTCATTCATGTTGCCCTGATGTACAAGTGTCAGAAGTGAGGGCTGTTCAACCTTTCCACTTACTGTGTGATAGATAGGAAAGTATTGGAAAAGTACCATTCTCCATATTCCCTCCAATATAGTATGGCTAGCTGTCAAGGACCAAAAAACTTTTCCATCGTTTGGATAAGTGTGGATGTCAGCTGTACTCTGGCAAAATTATGCTGGAAAGTCCCAGTGAAATCTAAGCCTGCATGACTGCATTCATTCCCCTCCAGCCATCATGAAGGCACTATCAAAACTTTGTTTACTGAAAGATTTAAGAAGAACTACTGCCATTTATATATGACAGATGAAGTCCTGACTATATTTCCAGAAGCGAAGAAATCATTGCCTTCACCTTTGCACCTTGCATTTGTCTAAATGTGACTTTATGTCAGAAAGGTGGAAGAATCTAGAAAGCAAGGACACTGGCATTAGTTCTCGCTGCAGTATGTTTGTGAAGTCTGCTGTTAGATTTAGGACTGTATCTGAtttacataggaaaaaaaaaaaaaaagcctgttgcTACTTGTTAAACTCATCTAAAATGAAGCATAAACTTTGGCTTTCCTCCAGTCACCTGAACATACCACCACCACCAATGTCCTTTTTTGCCCCTGCTATATACAGTCTTTTCCTCCACAGTGTGTTTTATCACAGCCTTCCATTCATCTTATGGGACTCTGGTTCATACCATGTGAACTGTTTTGTACTGCTACAATTTCAGCTttgtggaaaagaaagaatatttggCTCCTTCCTCTTTCCACCACGAGGTGTATTTGGTGATCGCTGAACATGTCAGCTTCtcacaaacaagaaaagaagaaatgcaatAAAAGTAGCCTCATCACATTAAAGTGTAGCATTAACAGACAGAATGAAAGACACTGCAAATGAAATCACACAGGTGAAGAGAGTCCTTTatgggatgtttttttttttttttttctcccatctcaCTGGAAAAGATCTTGtatattgaaaacaaaaatgatgtCTGTTTCTGTGGTAGAATAGAAACCATATATATTTGCCATAAGTCTACTCAAATTTTGTTGCAGAGCCTATAGGCAAAACTCCATGTGCTTTGTTAGGTTTCAGCATGTTACGAGACAAGAATAACTGACCTCCCTCCTgcaaagggagagaaaagcctGAAACACTTCCAGCAGCCTCCTCCTCTATGATTagttcaccctttttttttttttttttttttttttttttttactgggagtagggagggaggcagagagaaaggggaagaataGCTATCAAATAAGTCAGGATTCTGGGAGTGAAGGGGAGACCTGTTTTTTAAACTAGGATGGACAATAACCCATCCCTCACTTGAATTCATTTAGAGAAGAATAATACCTGAGGATTGGAGGGTTGCCTCTTTAGCAGTTTTTCTTGAGCAAGGCTTGCTTTGCCACCACCCGTCATCAGAGATTCAGAACTtccaaagctgctgctgttgccacCACTGCTCTTTCAACATCAGCGACTTGCAAACACACTGAATTTCCCAAGACTTCGGGAGTTATCTGGAGGCCCTGGGAAATTTCACTATGATAGGAGGTTAGGCAGGTCTGTGTTTAGAACTGCTTTTTCCAGCagcatgaacacacacacacacacacacacacacacagaagtaaGAGCCAGGCTGTCCTCAGAGATGGTTTTTACACTGTTTCAAGAGCGTTATTCTTGTTCCTCATTTACATTCCCAGGAGAGGAAACTGACTCGATATCACTCTCATTTGTAGGCACTTGTGATAGCAGATTGAGGTTTCCCAGCTCAGTAAGAAGTCAAATGATCCAATAACTGACTCTGCATCTCGATTACTGGGAATACAGGAGAAATAAGATACTTTCCACTTCCTTCTGGCTACTCTTGACACACCCTATTCAGGGAGGAAAGGTACATTACGCTGCTTGTATGCAGGGGTTATTTTGAAAGTAACACAACCTGAGGAGAACCCCTCTTTTTAGGGCTTCAATGAGGGATTACACACAGGTGTTAAGGGGCAAATAAGCCAGACATTTTCAGCAGTATCCTTGATTCACCTCATGAAATGGTTTTCAAAACTTTGGATGCAAATAAAACTTTACGATAGGCTGCCAGAAACGGTCATGCCAATAATGTCATGCCAATATGAATGAAGTCAGAGTGTTTTTCTTTGTAGCAATCAGACATGCCACACAATGCATTTCTGTGGAGTTCTCTTTTTTGGGTGGTTGAAATCACTTGGCTTGCGGCCTCATGCCTCCCAGCTCACCTGAGGCATGCTGTAATCAGCCAGAACCGCGCTGCATGTCAAGTCTTACTGCTTCcagaaaaatatacaaatttCCCTTCCTTCTATTCCCTTTGTGAATTAGCCCCTTAGGGGTACAGTTTTAAGACAGCACGCAAGAAGCCTGTGCATAGATCCTCGTAATGCATAATGAGATTTGTGTGCCTGCCTACTTCCTCTGAAAATGAACTCTGTAACAGCAGGAGTGACTTGGTCTGGCACTCGCTTGGTCCTTTTGACCTCCCTCTTGTGATGGAAGATAAAGACTTCCCCCTGCTTCTTTTGCACAAAGCACAGAGGGTATGCTTGCACGATGTACTGTCTGGTCCTGCAGTAAACTGAGATGTTTCTTGAGGTTTTCAGAGTCCTCAGCTCCAGTTCTGAAGAAAGATAAGGTTCAACACTTCACGGGATAAACATGGCTTAAGAGTACAGGTGCAATGAGACTGACTACATGTCCTGTGACAGACGGCTTGAATGTAAAGTTTTTGCTTCAAAATGACATCAGAAAGCACAGTGAGTCCAGGAGAGCTAAGTGTTTCTGACAAGTAGAAAATTCTCACCTGCAAAATAGGTGTCAAGAACTCATGCTCTTTTCAAGCCCTTATTTGTTACAGCGCTGTGTAGGATTTAGTAAAGTTTCCCAGTGAAAACTCCCCTATGCAGAACCATGTACATTTCTTATATATGGCCCGTTTGTGACATTTTTTTGCAAGacctaaaaaaaaagtcagagagaGAACATGCTATAAACTACCACCAAAACCTCTGGGCTGCTCTGGATTGCAGGAAGGTTTCTTGCAGCCCACCAGGATCCGTGCTGAGTGCCTGGGGAGTTGAAAACTGCTATTGTCTTGTGATAAGGGCTTTAGTTGAAGCAGGGTCTGCTGGAGGCACAGCATAGACTACAACTCGTGTTGAATCAGCACTGCCAAAATAACCAGCATCAATTGCAGTGATGTCAAAAATCCTCCTGCCCTATAACCAAAGTAAAGAATGTGAGTTTAAGGGGGGGAAATATACATTGGAAAGTATAACTGAGATCAAGGTATTGTGTGCCGGTGCTGTGTACATAGAGTTTTGTTGCCACTTGCTAAGAATCAGCAGGCCATACCTGACAGCTTCTTATTTTTTTGCCTTGGGCCTGGTCTACATGTAGTTTTGCACTAGTAAAACACAGCTAGTGCAGTGTTTAGCCCCTCTGTTACCATTTCGTCTTGTCTAATAATGCCCAGCTTTAATTTATGTGTATATGTCTGCTTGTGAGAAGCAGCAAGAACATACcagcagaggagggaaaaaaaaaaaaaaaggaaaaaagaaaaagaaaaaagattcccGAGTACCTATCCAAGGAGTTAATGCAATGGGGCATATGTGAAGGGGTTAAAACGCTACACAGGTACAGATCCTGTGCAATTACAAATGTTattgaaataaaaaccagaaacagGAAGCCAAAAAACAGGTCCCTAAGGCAGGCATCTGTCTTAAATGATATCATTTGTCAAGTTTCCAGCATCTTGTGGTTGTGAACACAAAAAGAAGTTCTGTGTTATACTAAGGACATTACATACTCATTAGTTGGAATGTTCCTGAAGTACATAATACAGGATTTTCATTTAATAAGAAGCAGCTACTTGCCACTGCGTTGTACGTAAAGTAAATTCTGGGCATGCTAATTGCCATTCAAGGATGTTCTACCTAATTTTTGAcaggtttttcttcccctcacccTTGAGACTACACTGTAAAAATTGTGAGCAGAATGTGTTGCTATcgtttaaaaatcttttaaaatattttcttatttctgaaatatgGATTCCTGCAATGATGACTATTCAAGGCTTTAATGcagatattaaagaaaaaagaaagctaagtTACCTATAGGAATattgcagcaagaaagaaaaatgcatattttttttacatatatacatacacacacacacgtatgtatCTCAGCACAGTAAGTCTTCAAGTCGCCCCCCCCTCCCATCTCAAAGAACAAACCTAACTGTAATTAATTGGTATAGTTCCTCTATCTGAACACTATTAGTGCATTAGCGTTAACTAATATATAAGCTTCCCCCTCGCTGCCCTGCCAATGACCTTAACTTCACATGGTAGGAAGGCCACTTGCTGTAGAATAGAAAAGTAATTTATCCACCATGATTGTTCAGCCCTGGCCCCTCTGTAAAACAGCGACTGACAATTGTGTGGTATTATGGATGGTACGTTTGTGGTGTGTACAATAGTGTGCAGAGCATCAAACTCACTTCCCTGAACACTGCAGGCAGGGTCTGAAAAGTGATCCTAGAAAGAAGAGACCACTTGCTGAGTGTTGGCCCTccattttcaaatcttttttttttccctccaaatatCTGTGTCCCCCCACTTCTTTTTTGCCCTGAAGAGAGACCAATATTGTTTTCTCAGATTAAGTAAGAGCAGTATGTAGTTTTCCATTCAtagaagtatattttttttaaaaaaagggaaaaggttaCTTTGCTTTTACTTTACCTGGGATTTCCCTGCTTCTTTCCACATTTCAGGATTTAGCATATTCCCTCAAAACATAATAAATTTCTATTCTGTAGCTTAAGGGATCCATCAGTTAAAATGTTAGTCTTTCATCTTTATTACCCTcccattaaaatgaaagaaaccgGGACACACTTCAGTTTAGAAGCAGCAATTTAGTTGGTAATGTCCTTACTACTCAAGTCTTTACAAAGAGAGAAAGTGCATTATTGCTTATATTTCACACATCTATCTGCATAAGAAGCAACTAAAGCTTTCAGACACATACGATGTTAAATTTAATAATATTCTTTGATTAGATTATTTTATTACAACATTTTTCCATTACCAGTCATTTCCCGTACACATTTACATTCATAAAACCTgcaggtttttctttgtttgtgtgCGTGTATATGTATtcataaaggaaggaaaagattttCTGGTTTGCTACAGCTGTTAGATTCGAAAAGAACAGATTAATAACTAGCCACCACGTAGGACTAGGTTTTCTTGTACACTGCACCAGTAACCCTTTGCTATAATGAGGACACAAAGAGGCTCACATGAGGCTGCTCCTCTTCTTCATAACTCAAAAGCGTCACAGTGGCAATAGCCTCTAGTGCTATTTGTCTTTAGTGCAGTTGTGACACTTCGGCATGATCCATAATTTGGCAGCTATTTACCGTGACATTTCCCTTCAGTGCAGCCATAACATTCAGTGAAGCCATTATTTGGTTCCATTTACCATATAAATTGTATTGTCGTGCATGCATGCTAGCAGCTACATTAGGTACCTGAAAATGAGTAAATCTTGTAAAATAGATACTAACAGCTATTCAGCAGAGAAATTTCTTTACTCCTCAGACAGAAGTAGGAATATATATAATATCTGCAAACACTACTGCAAACTTTTCCTTGAGAGACTGTAATTATTTGTATTTACATGACAGCAATTATTCATATCCACTtattaaatatatacattatatacatacacacacatatatgcaaaTGTACAAATATGTAGGAAACTAGTGCTTGGTAGAAATCTAACTTAATTCAAAAAGGTATTAGGAGATTCCAGCATAGCAATTAGTAGGAAGCATATCTGTAAAATGTGCTGAGGGTTGCAGGCCAGGAGAGAGAGAGTACGTGTGTGTCCATGTGCGCGTGCGTATGCACACATGTGACAGACTCAGGAAAAAAGCCAGCTCTTCATCTAgttctttgttgtttttccatGGAAGCATATGTGTGTAGGAAAGGGAAATTCTGTTATTAGCCTCAGCAAACAATGCCAGATTCCTCTGTAGCAAATTCATTTAGAAAGGTAAAATTAGGATGTAGTGCTAGCAACCACATCTCAATGAGCTGCTATTATTAATAGTATTATTATTTAAATCCCTGCTCTCTACATATAGTATACTTAGTACTTCCCAGGcaaatgtattattatttttaatcatttaagTCCCCACTGTGCACACAGCTTTTAATACACCTTTTTTGCAAGCATATTAAGTGTATTGTTATTAATCCCTTGCTGTGACTCtacagtatttcttttccttgtatGTTCAATGTCCTATCATCATTTAAACCTCTCAGTGTGTGCATGCCATATACATTTTCCTATCCATCtaatatttaaacattatttaaatcCATAACAGCTTACTTATTCAAAGTCAGCCCTGCTCCCATAACTGTAAGTTTGCAgaatatacttttaaataaagttggcttttttttttccccctgcaaacCAAAAATTACAAATCTCAGCAGAAAAGCCTTATCTGcacatttcagaaatactttccaCCCTCTCCCCATCAATAATGCTCTCTTACAGCAATCTAAATGATAGAAATTGTatctttaaaaccaaaaattactTCTTCATTCTGGATTCATTCATGGAAGAGCAATCATGTGTATGCTGAGTTACCCCTTTAGTTTAACATAGGCATCTGATGAAAAGGACAAGCCCAATGGCCATAGCCCAGCCCAAACACCAAAAGGGCTACACAATTAGTGCACTAGCTATAAAAGTTCTCAATATAAcaaatttaaactttttattaACATGTAATCAGTGTGAAAGTGCTAAATAATAAGGCTGAAACcaaaattaaaatcaacaaaATGTCATATCTGAATATATACATGTGAACCTTCCAAAGGTTCTTCTCTTCCCTTATTTTAATCAGTGGAAGAGCCTGGGGCAGTTGCATTACTCAACATTATATATGAAataacatattaaaaagaaagtagAATCTTGTGTGTCCAAACAGAATCTTGTTACAAAAATAACTTCTTATGACAAAAACATTTGGAATTCACTGCCTTGGAAACATCTAAACCCATTGGACTGACAGTGATCCACACCTCCGAAAACTGGGCCTCTTGGATGGATTTCAGCACTTGTCTGCATGAACCTAATTTGAAAAATTGTTATCCACGCAACTCTTCTGTGCGCATCACAGATGTAACCAATTGTAttagttttagttttattttgccCTAGTACATCCtaaacatcacttttttttttttttttttttttaagatgcatttaTTGACCACAGGTACCACCTTTTCTCTGAACAAGAAAAGAAACCATGTGCCTAGGAATAAGACAGTGAGAGCTTTGTATGCTCTGATCTTGTATGGTACTTGAGTCTTTGCATCTTTCTAGCATCCAGCTGGAAGGCCAATATACCTTTTGAATAATGCAAAACACACAAACCACCACAGTATTTACAATATTAGGGGGGAAAGAGTAAGTATGTTTCTACCAGCAGATCTTGGTGAAAACAAAAATCATAGTGGCTTGACGCTCAGCTTGAGTAAAAGAGAAATGGTAAAAAAAGACTCAAGCCATCCCCAAAATCCTCCAAGGTGAGACTAAACCCAGTAGTCAGACATGGCCCAAAAAAGGGACAGTTCTTTGTTGCACACAATTCTTTAGGATGCTAATGACATATGcattaaaaaattacagtaagAATGCACTAAATCAAAGTTAAAAGTACTTTTTCTACTGTCTGTACTACTGAGTAAACCAGAAGTTTTTCTTAcatgttactttaaaaaatgtcacGTTCAGTCAGTCCTGAATAATACCCAAAAACTAAGTTTATCCTGGATTTTTTCCTTCAACCCCTAGACATTATCAGTCTATCATTACGTTTATTATTAGGTGTATGATCTTATGAAATTTCCATCTCTCTAACTGCATacaaatgtatataatttcaaaAGATGTGGCAAAATCAGCCTTTAAGATCTTAGACAGTTGCTATGGAAAAAAGATGTAGAGCAAGCAcagtttaaagtattttattgttCTGGAAAATATTACACTTCTAGCTGGAATTCCTAATCTATGTCCTGTTAATAACATCTATTAAATGAGGAAGAATTTTCAAAACTTTACAAAACCTTTCAACTGCACCCACTAGATAATCTATGGCTGAGCATCAGTACGTGTGTGAGGAACTGTGACTGTAGATTTAAAATGGTCTTGCTGTTTGCAAACGGGCTTCTGTAGAAGCAATATTTGGTAAAAGTAGGAGCAGCAGCCCAGTTATGGGCAGTTACATCACAAATCATCAGCCAAAGAATTCTACAACACAGAGATTATCTACAAAGGAGCTAGTCAGCAAGAACTGGATCAATATGAATAAATGCCACAAATATTTGaatagttttttttaaactttattaaatCTTCAAAAAATATACAAGACCTGAACATACAAGAACATGGCTTAACCCCCCACTCCCAGTAATCTTGTAATAATGACTAAAGGGGAGACCGGACAGTAAACAGTAACAATAGcaaatgaaaaagcaagaaaatgagatTATGTTGCAACTTGTagttaaacatttaaaagaaaattgcacAGTTGTTTATAGTTACGAaagacataattaaaaaaaagtcaagttgCTTTTCTTAGTATTACTGACATGTCAGAATTGGAGGATAAATTTCCCTGTGTAACCACTCAAGGCATATTACTATGATCCATGATGCAACTGAATTATGATTATCgtgtttgtgaaaaaaaattaggagcatattttttttccagaaacttcAAGAGATTAGTAGAGCAAACAAAAGATACAACTCTTTACTTAGTCTTGttctaacaattttatttttaaatcagggAATCAAAAttgctgaaagattttttttttctgggatgaaCTATATATAAAGTCTTATCAAACCAGTCTGACAGACTAAATCTGCCTCTGCATTGAGACTTACTCTGTCAAGAACAATGTTCTTGTCTCACACTAGCCTAGGcaaaagaataaaacacaggCCCACTAAGTCCGTGCTACAGCCACTGATTTAagcacttttaagaaaaaaaaaccacaaaacttttTATTAACACCTTAATGgtgttttttaatataatatcCATTActaagcttaaaaaaagaaattgtttctaGTAATTCTGTGGCATAAAGTGcccattttctctcttctgattTATATCATTGTTCTGTTTTTACAGCTTACTGTTGACAGAGTGAGGTAATTCAACTACAatttttccaatgttttttcCCATGTACATGTAATCTACAGCACGGAATACAGACTCCAAGCCAGTGAACTTGCCCTCTGGAGACATGTCTCCAAAGTCCACCTCACAAACCAGGTCTCCTTTTTCATACATCTTGAGCAAGTGCTTCAGAGCCATTTTGTACTCGGAAAGGTAATGGTTCAAGAAGAAACCCCGAATGCTGGCAGACTTCTTCAATAGTTTTGCTGGCAATAACTCTGCTTTAATGGGCTGGAGGCCAGTAGGGTTCTGGTAGCCAGCGATAAACCCAATAACTATCAGGTGCCCTTTGGTAGCCAAGGAGTTAAGAGCCAAATCAAACATCTTTCCCCCAACAGATTCATACACCACATCCACACCTTCGGGGTAGTCCTTCCTAAGAACAGattcaacattttcagttttatagtTGATTGTACGGTCACAGCCAATGGATTTCAGAAAACCACCCTTTTCATCACTGGAGCAGGTTCCAATTACATGGCATTTTGCCTTCTTTGCAAGCTGCACAGCGAACTGGCCTGTTCCTCCGGCTGCTGCTGTCACCAGAACCTTCTTGCCTTCAGACAGCTCTCCCAGCTCTTTCAAACTGATGTATGCGGTAGCGCCACTTACCATTAAAGTAAGAAACTCAGGTTTCACAGAGGGTAGAGGAACTGCTTGTTTGGCAGGCACAACTGTGTATTCAGCAAAGGAACCTGCTTTCACGTAGGCCACAGCTTGACCCACTGTATATTCAGCACTAGCACTGAGTCCTAACGCTACCACGTCACCAACACCTTCAAAACCTATATCGAATGGGGGCTTAACCGATGCGTCATATCGACCAGCTGAGTAGTTTATGTCAGATGCGTTAATGCCGACAAatctagaagaaaacaaaaatgtattaacGAGATTCATTCCTTAGCAAGTCTTTGTCGTATGAGAAACCTTCAATTTGAAGTCATGGGATACGTACGAGACTTTTTCTGATTATTGGTGCATTTGAATAATGAGTATACTCCAGAGACTACTTCCATCAGACTTTTGTAGTTTACATTCTGTCACTATAGAATTAAAGATAaatttgctaaaagaaaaaaaaacaaaaaccaaaaaaaccaccccaacttATGTTTTCCTCAGGTCCATTTGACCaaactaaaaataattctgtaaaagATTAAAGGATGAAAATTAATTGACCACTTTATACAAGATGTGAAAACACTGAAGAATAAAAAGTGTAAAACGGTAAATATGCGGATTCTGGCAACAAATTTACATTTTTGAATATAATAGTACTGTTAATGACTAACGATCATATTAACTATCGATGTCATTTGCAAGGTCATGTTACTGTAGGCAAGTACTTTTTAATTGATGGAGTCACTACAGCAAATTTGCCTTTTGATGTAGCTAATGTCAAcgttaaaatatttttctttatataaattaCTTGCAACACATCAAAACAACCTTGCACAGAAGGACTAAAATTATAAGACTGAGTATCAAGTCTTGCTGACCTCTAACAGGTGAAAATGGATGCCAATTTTTTTAGAAAGAGGTAGAGACACTCTCACAACTTGATCAAGTGCTAGGAGATAATGCCTAAAAGAAAGTTATGATCTAGCTTGAACATAAACAACGTTTt is a window of Athene noctua chromosome 2, bAthNoc1.hap1.1, whole genome shotgun sequence DNA encoding:
- the PTGR3 gene encoding prostaglandin reductase 3; the encoded protein is MSFSAKSGALLSSRAPRCWWRRRQQQPSGAAAAPAWSYFGGSRPRPILDMSYSRHFLDFQGSSIPSSMKKLVVTKLSQNFREAVTLQQDSPVPLPGDGDLLVRNRFVGINASDINYSAGRYDASVKPPFDIGFEGVGDVVALGLSASAEYTVGQAVAYVKAGSFAEYTVVPAKQAVPLPSVKPEFLTLMVSGATAYISLKELGELSEGKKVLVTAAAGGTGQFAVQLAKKAKCHVIGTCSSDEKGGFLKSIGCDRTINYKTENVESVLRKDYPEGVDVVYESVGGKMFDLALNSLATKGHLIVIGFIAGYQNPTGLQPIKAELLPAKLLKKSASIRGFFLNHYLSEYKMALKHLLKMYEKGDLVCEVDFGDMSPEGKFTGLESVFRAVDYMYMGKNIGKIVVELPHSVNSKL